Genomic segment of Gouania willdenowi chromosome 17, fGouWil2.1, whole genome shotgun sequence:
AAGTAATGAACTGTTAAGGtaaattttcaaattttatcaGTAGAACTGTCTTTTGTGATAAACACTACTTAAGCTTCTAGATTCATCCATAAATTTAAGCTTTAGGTTGCACATTGATGTGCTAAAGGATTCCTAAGGActatggggcggattcactaagatctgaaataaagggtggtaaaccagtcacgtccctaaatcctttggtgacagtttcctcacctgctgcgaggaattcactaagattggagcaatgattagtgcacgtgcagaagtggtgcagaccgccctttttaaattagcattttgctcattcaatgtggagacgtgagtgcacagaagcacacaatgacatttgaggacgTTACattggagacagatggacttctctgtctgctgcacaaacgtttgataatgtagaaaactaaatgaacagaaatgtttttaatttatttttgataaaacaacaacatcaacagcaacaaaaaactttaaaacttaaAGATATTTTTCCCCATAATGTAATGTCGCTGctccgtcaggtcctgtaactttgctctgaccAGTCCACgtaaaacaggcagatttggacagaaacgtcctattgatctgctaTTGATCAacacagcagcaacacagtctgtcaatcagtcgatcagcaccatttgaagctGATtcactgaccatcatccagcaggtctgacctcCTTAGTAGAgctgtgtcaccacactctcatatgtgaacattgtgccatcactgcgtaaattacgcatctgatcagctgattctgtcCTGATGCTCCTTCCATTAACGCGACACCAGAGTTTAACGGTCAAAACGTCACTGAAGCGGTGCGTCCATAGCATCCACCCTCCACCGCAGCGTCACCAGACTACACACACGCCCCGCTGCGGgtgtgcagctttttctctccctcacacacacttcactcacactttattttctcattcagtggctgttaatattgactattgttttattttaattattttattatgctagaaaggttaactggagcctttttttccatctccactgtgttttgtgtcaacatttgctgcagctgatctctgcgtgtgtgtttgcacctgcttgtcagtcgcaCTATTTTCCAGTGCTAAGACAATCACCGCAAatagttccagatttgatgaaatgCATTGTgcccactgcattcatttatttgcatttcctcatctcatttttttgcaccccttaagagatctgccaactttacatattcatcagagggaaacgtgctaaatggattgaggacTCATTCTGACGCGCTGAAGACGTGCAGTCCTGATTTCCTGGcgtttgtactccttattagcgcgtggagtgacgtttgcacacattttaatacccctaaacctttagcgAATTCTCCTTTAAAAACCTTAGCAGAATTGCAGTAAATCATGGTTATTTTTGACAACAAATTTACTCCTGCTTTTCGAACATGACACGGGCTTCACTtaggatttgttttgtttttttaaaaatgtatttatatatttatttcaatactaaacactgtttgtttgtgttcatgttcaacataaatgaaacacatttagattgaattttatttatagtcttttgactaaaatgcaacatttTGTCATAAGGACCATTTCAGTTACCATACTAGTCTAGTTTAAGTCAACTAAAATTCTATTCGAACCAATCTGTTACCgatatagttgactaaaatataaaacataagagtttacacattttttttttttttttttagatttgtttaccttttatcaacctgatatgggatggttttaatgtttgtaaatacacacagacagacatcaATGCATAAGACCACATGATCCCATTGATTTTGTCCCTTTTGGACAATATTATagtatcaattttatttgttaatgaaaatatgaatatattttgacttagtatttttttaattagtcatactttatttattgtcacttaaaaaaaaaaaaaaaagttgacaaaaactatgacaatGCCCTGTGGAATCATCAGTTGAAGCCtcattttttcaatatttttctattttcttaAAGTACAGATAAAAAATGAACTACAATGGTCTTAAAATGGTTTTATCGTATGCTGAGATCATCTTACCTCATAGAACATGTATGCAGACAGGCAGACCATGCCAAAGTTGTAAACTATCAGGACAGGCTTGAGGTAAACTGGCTGTCTTTTTGCCATCAGCTTAGGCCCCACCCATATTATTAGCAGATAACACAAGAAGATACTGATAATTGGCACAGGAGACGAAACCAGGGGCCACTTGTTGGTTCTTCTGTCTGGACAAACAAAAGAGACAAGAAAATCTAACTATAgggtttattttaaaataaaatgagttcaaatacagaacaaaaagaGCACTTACCCCCATTTCCCAGAATTCCATGGTAAAACAGTTGGAATTTCTGCCACGTTGTGAGAACCTGAAAGACATTTTAATAGAGCATTCATTAAagagttgtttaaaattgaaacTACTGAAGTATTTCCATGGAAAATTACTTAAgtattgaatttaattaaaaaaatcttgaaCATAGTGACACTGATGCACAATGTGtcacattttattataaaaaacaacactcaAGTATGGTACAGATACTTGAAAATACTACTTTTAagaaattttaataataataattattattataatataataatgataataataatacataggTTTTATATAGTgcattactgttattattattattattattattattattattattattattattattattattatttatttatttatttatttatttatttttatatgcaTGTTATGCGTGTATAAATCCATATATGGGTGACCAAAACCAGTCACCCATacatacaattaatcacaaataaagacCTTATTAGTATTACTGTGTTGTGGGTAAAAcaactaatttattttattccacAATTAAACAGCCAAGTTGAATTAATCTGATCCATTTATGTTCATCATTTGCACTTTGATCAaatcacatgattaaaaataaataaataaataaataaatcccataAAAGTGATCCATGATACATTAACTGTCTCTTTTATCACTGCGTACTACATTCATAATGATAATTGTCCCTTTCCTCATAAAGGAAGAACACGCAATTCAAAATTTGATTAAGTCACTTGGAGATGATCTGGATTATAATCCCTGGATTATGTTGGCTAATCCAAATGTATCTCCTGATTATGGATAATAACTAATAATCCTCTTGATGAATGGCTGTCTGGTGTGGATGACAGGTGGATGAGGAACATGCAACAGTGCTGCCATCTGTTGTCTGATGATGGCTCCTCTTTTAGCTCCTTTTGGGCTGTAGatggaaattggttaaaaaaaaagaatttaacttGGGCTTctgcgccccctagtggtgacAACACATTCTGTCTAtaaccatccattttcagacccgtttgttcctgtttttcctttttttttctttttttttttattcaaggggtgtgctggtgcccatctccggctcacactgggtgcaaggtgggggtacaccctggccAGGGTACCAGTCCACTGCAGGGCAACATAtagacagacaaccattcacattcactcctaggtaatttagagactccaatccacctaacagtcatgtttttagattgtgggaggaaacccacgggagaacatgcaaactccacacagaaaggacccaagtgtccaccccagggcttgaacccaggaacTTCTTAGACgtgctaaaaaataaatcacttcaattaaaaaaaataaataaataagaacattttcaatccaaaaaaagtttacttcaatcaaagaaaaaaagtgtttaaatgtaatatatatatatatatatatatatatatatatatatatatatatatatatatatatatatatatatataagacccaaataattgcatttgaacacttttttcctgtgatagaatttttttttttttttatttgtctatttgtacggttaccgaagtacaagtacatagcgttttagggttagggttatgtttATCTttaaggttaggattaggtttagggttaggattaggattaggtttagggttaggtttagggttaggtttaggtttgggtttagggttaggtttgggttaggtttaggtttaggtttaggtttagatttgggtttaggtttaggtttaggtttaggtttgggTTTGGGTttgggtttaggtttaggtttatgTTTAGGTTTGGGTTTGGGTTTGGGTTTGGGTTTAGGggtaggtttaggtttagggttaggtttaggtttaggtttagggttaggtttaggtttgggTTTGGGtttgggtttagggttaggtttaggtttagggttaggtttaggtttaggtttgggTTTGGGTTTgggtttaggattaggtttaggtttagggttaggtttaggtttaggtttagggttaggtttaggtttagatttgggtttaggtttaggtttagatttgggtttaggtttaggtttgtAATATTGCAAcactttttagggttagggttagggtaagggttaagattaaggttagggttaggttataactcaATATTGCAAcactttttagggttagggttaggtttagtcttagtcactggccaatgactgacgtatcacgtgacctaaactggccaaattggggcactgcgtacggatagaatgttggtatattgatttggcaaccgtacggatagccaccgccttgttattattattattattgaagtaaacttttttttgattgaaaaggttgtTTATTAAAGTcaacagacttttttttaatgcaacaaATTTACATATCTTAAGTGAGGTCAACGTATTATTGTTTACAGTGTAGAAGCGACATGCTGTGTGGACTCTGCTAAGAAGATAAGCTTCACCTTGTTTCACTGTGAGGATTTACTGAAGGAAATCCCTGACGGAGCCAGACTTTTATAACCTCTGAATCTTTTAGGTTCATTATTCTTCtacaataatgataattaaaaaaaatctaaaaaaaataaaatcacatcaGAAAAGAGATTTAAACTTGAAacgagatttttattttatttcctaacACAACATAATTCGAGCTCAGTGTAACATCTGTAGCACATAGGTCTATCCTCAGCTGACCACATCATCCTTTAGTttcatgaataacagaataaagtgCGGCTTTACCTTCATTGTGATGAGGAATTGTTTCAAAGTGTCCTCTCAGCTCGCTGCTCATGCACTGCATGCTGCGCCTCAGCCATGTCTTTAAGCTGCACTGGGGTCATGAACCCATAGTCTTCTGCTTGTGTGAGTGTGCACGGTGCATGCATGCTTTAGTAGTGTCTTTAGCCTGCCATATGGTACTCATTACAGACTACTCAAGTCCTAAGGATAAGCACTATTTAGAGTCAacacaattaaaacaatgaaataataataatgtatatagCAGTAAGCAATAATAGTCAAATATtaaggataaaaataattaaaagatgagggaaaaaaaattctctgaaagatcaaataaaataaaaatccagaTTTATAAACTTTTCTAATCTTGTGTCTTTCTTAATTTACTGGACTATgcctcagggttggggtcaattacaattctgcattcaattatgttttattatgttctcaattactacagTTTATTTACAATTGATCAAAATTACTGAGATTTTAatgaataaccccataaaactttcACTTTTTGTTAGCGTCTCTTATGAAAACAGGTCTGTTTTGACCcaagtcttaaatcagctgtaaaatacacaatatatgtatataaaacatttaagctaaacctgatatgaaacatattttaataattttaactacatatgtgtaaactATAGAACTGtaagttttgtgttaaattatattataaatgGCAGTTTTTATATGCCaagtacaaagtcaattatatgtACTAAATTACCATTCAGTTACTAATACAACggcaacacattttttcaagattacaattagaaatatgtcattattgtaattaattaccaattccaattctaattctaattgaCCCCAGCTCTGCGGTGTATTAAGCAAGTATTTAAGTTTCATATCTGAAGATATGCAACCACGGTTTGTATTGGCAGGAAAGAGGCATTTGTATCCAAATCAATATGTCATTTATTATCATAAGCTGTGGATCATTGTTGAACAGTTTTGCttttagagaaaaataaaacaaaaaaagaaggaaatttTCTTcaactttatcatttttttgGATTGGTGACTTAAGGGTTGGCTTTGGGCTTAGAATAAATCACCCAGTTTTGTAAAAGTATGACATACATCATTAGTagtaattataatttacattaattgtctaaaaaaacaaaaaacaaaaaaagaaacagggattctagtagaattcaaaGTGAGACAGAACATTCCTCGTAGAACCTAAATATGAACCAACATGTGATGACAGCGAATCGACTTGAAGCAGAAACTTCAGAGGCTTTTTTCACGTCCTCTCCTGCCTCCGTCAGAATGACAGTAACAGTCAGTGAAATCCCATCTCTCCACTCACATCCATCCACAGGCGTCTGCAGGGCAGCTTTTCTCACTGTCGACTTCATAAATGGGAGAAGATTGGAGAAGTACATCTTGCTATGGTTCACACAGAGTGGGAGGGTGTGGAGTTACTGGAAGCAACTCTGAGCAATGCTTCAAACACACTCAGCTGATCAGAGAAAACAACATCAGTGTACATACAAATACAGAAGAATATTCAGATGAAGGAGCACACAttagtgcaggggttctcaaccttggggtcaggatcccatttgggggttgcgagacactgagagggggtcgccgaatattttttgaacaatttaagccaatttttgcttatttttacccttattctgcaactacacccaACTTGCgacattttaacccattttcatcactttttcttgccatattttgcttgtttttaaagcagttttgctgctttactcccatttctgccacttttccatcaaattttaatgccttttctgcacattttttcccactttcaagacattttctgcacatataaacgctttccaccatttttcctacctcatgtcacatatgttgacccattattttaacttttaacctgtttttaccatatttcatgctttcttttttttttttttttttttttttttttgccattttaaccacatttatcaattttgatagttttttactatccatttttggccactctaatttgcaacttttaaccaattgctgtggtttttaaaaacccatttcatcacctttcccaccatttttggtcactgtTGACCCAAtgtattttctgattaaaaggatttacatctttaagatacaGACAGGAACAGAACGGAACGTTGCACctcaaatcatgactgactgtggatatttcacactggacctcaagcagcttaggttctgttcctcacccgtcttcctccaaacccttggaccttgattcccaaATGAAAGACAcactctactttcatcagaaaagaggaccttaGTCAATAGtccagcagtccagtccttcttctcttttttttgttctgcataaactgagaagtaaatgaTTTCTtaacagtattctaattttttgaattcctgttttcgtgggttttatgagctggaagcccaaattatgtaaaaataaacaaataaatacttgaaatcttttaaattgtgggccctcaatctataatctatgaaagtttaactttttgaatggaaataTGGAAACTTTTCAATgctattctaattttttggaaaagggtTTGTATATACTAttgcccaaataataataaacttgctGGATAactgtggatattattcagataaataaataaatgtgtttatcacagattcataaaacaatggatcatcattttgctgacttttgtggatggaccccaaaaatctctcctctttatccccccttatagatgaccctgtctacacatgactgttcttcaatcttcatgtctgtgttcaaccaccttcaggtacagtgggggtccccggtctctgggaCCATTATTTTGGGGATCGCGGGATGAAATTGATTGcgaaccactgcattaatgtATGTACGATAAGTCACGGGTGGGGTTCAGCATCCTCTTACATCCCGCCGCCATCGCTGCAGTTTGCAGGGTGATGAACGCTAAAGCTAATGGTGATGGTCTGATTggtttggggtctaatgatgatgatgagtagCAGGAGTGGGCGCTGTGACTGAAGTTGTCTGGTTAACCAGAGTTGTTCCATTCACACCAGTGCTGTTTCCATCGCTCAATGAAGCCGAGTGtgtctgaaaaacaaaacagtaataCTGATGTGATGGAATACAGAAATCTATCACCTGGTCAGCTCCGGTCAGAATGCCGTAAACAGGCCAGATATAGCACACTGATAACGTACACCAAGGTCTCTGACTACATGTTTTGACTACCGCTATGACATAAGCTGAGAGCACCAAACGGCAGCAGATTCACAAGGACGCACACTTTCAGATGGTTATCCTGCAAATCTAATTCCAGTTAATTGTGTCTTcttatttgaaataatatgttaaggtgtcatttattcagacacgtttcgccaactgtcagtcttcctcagcggcatctactgattgctttgatgtatccttcgtagggatgtcccgatgtcccttttttcacttctgataccgATGTTGCAGGCCTGAGTATTGGCAGATACCGatccaatacgatatcagcatgaatcatacatacttttattacttattttgcagCGTGGAATGTTAGATAAGgcttgaaaaacagaaaacaatagtcagcaacagtaggtatgagaaaaacggaCCCATTTATTGTTAACCAATTGGttgcatacattttaaccttcaacataatatctacagtattctataattgaataaatataatatcgtatatattggagattttagatgcagtttgacaaaatccaatattcgtttcctggctgatatcggaccgatctccgatatcaatatcggatcgggacacccctaatccCTAGGAGTTCTTTCACGAGGACAGTATCAACACATCTGATTGAGTGCTTTGTTTGGTGCATAATGGATACTCACGGTGCAGTTGCAGATGTTTGTCAGATAAGTGACTCGGATGGCAGCCTCCACGTACGGGTTCGTCAGGAAACTGTGTGGTAGAACAATGTGGAAGGTGAGGAGCCCACACCTGAAGAGAGATTAAACAGGAGGAAAATTATAGTTCgtttaatgattttaaaaaatgaatttaataaaaaaaaaaaaaacattttataaaaattatatttcacaaaaattTGGTTAAGAACTTAACATAGAAAATTTGATTAgttggaaataaaacaaatatcttgGTTAACTTGACCGATCATAAATCAGGAAGTCATCTTTATCCCCGTCCAGAGCGTCCCACACGTCGTTTTGAAGGGGTGCCTGCTGATAAACTGGGACCCCAGCAGGCGCTCTTCTCTTTAGCTCCGAGTACATGGTTCTGGAATGAGCCTCTCGATCATTCACTATCATGTACGACACGTCAGTCAGATTACTGCGAGTCAGCTTGTCACGCAGGCGTCCAATGCTGAGGTGGAGAAAGAGAGGAAAGGGAAGAGCTACTGAGTGAAGATGTTTTCTTCAAACAACTAAaccaaaacattaatttaatcCACTTTATTGTATTGTAAAACTGTCTAATTTGGAATCCGATTGGTCATCCAGAGGTTCAACAAATTATTGCACGCTATGAACAAATAGAGTAGCTACACGAGTAATGAAAAGTACATGTTGCAAAAGTGCTTGTTTGTCATGAATGTGTAGGACCTGTTTGATACTGCCACATGCAACTTCCAAAAGTAAACAGACAAATTggctccaaaaacccacaaagtgacagaaaaatactcaagaTGACGtcaaaaattactgaaaaacggcaacaaaaacatgcaaaataagagATAACTAGAATAGCTAGAAGAGAATagctttgtggattttttgtattattttgtacattttccctcttattttgtgtatttacttgaTGTTTGTGGGGTtttcttgaagaaaatgcaagtgagaatgcaggtgctggcccgcatctaactgtattagcttagcattagctagcattagctagcattagcattacattagcatttgctagcattaacattacattaacttagcatagcattagctagcattaacatttaacctagtaatagcattaacctaatattaacattaacctaacattagcactaacctaacatcGGCATtcgcctagcattaacactaacctagcattagcctaacattagcctaataatagcattagcttaatattagcattaacctaacatttgcactaacctagcattagtaccAATCTAACAATAGCAttcacttagcattagcactaacctatcattagcattagcctagcattagcctaataatagcattatcctaatattagcaataacctaactttagcactaacctaacattagcattcaactagcattagcactaacctagcattagttttagcattagcctagtattaacctagtaatagcattgacctaacattagcactaacctagcattagcactaacctaacattagcattcacttagcaatagcactaacctagcattagcattagcctagcattagcctaatatagCATTTTCCTAATCttagcaataacctaacattagcactaacctaatattagcattcaactagcattagcactaacctagcattagctttagcattagcctagcattaacctagtaatagcattgatctaacattagcattcagctagaattagcactaacctagcattagcatttgtctAGCTATAgcatgcctcctgcatccttactaaatatactaaatgacaccaaaaacccacaaacaacatgaaatatacaaaaacaaatttacaaaatattatcagaaacacataaaatgggATCAATaacacactgagagaaaattgtactaaatgacaccaataacacacaaacaacgGCAGAAATTTGAATTCTCATAacgtggcccttggatcagacgaTA
This window contains:
- the selenop2 gene encoding selenoprotein Pb produces the protein MGSPPTVLSLFVALPALLWASHTTLFLEGDSDASRICKPAPYWEIDGQAPMQGLLGNVVVVALLKATUQLCLTQASNIGRLRDKLTRSNLTDVSYMIVNDREAHSRTMYSELKRRAPAGVPVYQQAPLQNDVWDALDGDKDDFLIYDRCGLLTFHIVLPHSFLTNPYVEAAIRVTYLTNICNCTTHSASLSDGNSTGVNGTTLVNQTTSVTAPTPATHHHH